One genomic segment of Polyodon spathula isolate WHYD16114869_AA chromosome 35, ASM1765450v1, whole genome shotgun sequence includes these proteins:
- the LOC121303759 gene encoding sushi domain-containing protein 6-like isoform X2 encodes MSAHQMTLVTGCLGSLRCCGAIVLLLLCGYSMGTETNSTADQSCSHPLVPEHGGFRCAPSPCRSFTPKRVIQYFCEPGYTLHGAARMCCHHGNWRPAGPPYCTPDQGSNPGSGDSDTTDRESSSLPAIAMTAVAVSVFLLTTTACMLVRPQVPACHCDSRRLSDQLGLMIDGPPVRLPSYEEAVYGNQSNLAPPTQGLTRFLFAERQQDPGHHPPGSQLDSLLGSLANCGSETLPPPYEEVQSDSGSGGGQNEQRRAESSLTFQVEKDV; translated from the exons ATGTCTGCCCATCAGATGACGTTGGTGACCGGCTGCCTCGGGTCCCTCCGGTGCTGTGGCGCGATTGTGCTGCTTCTCTTGTGTGGTTACTCAATGGGGACTGAAACCAACTCTACTGCAG ATCAGTCCTGCTCTCATCCACTGGTCCCAGAGCACGGAGGTTTCCGCTGCGCTCCGTCTCCCTGCCGCAGCTTCACCCCGAAACGGGTCATCCAGTATTTCTGCGAGCCGGGGTACACTCTGCACGGCGCCGCCAGGATGTGTTGCCACCATGGCAACTGGAGGCCCGCAGGTCCACCCTACTGCACTCCCGACCAGG GGTCTAACCCGGGATCAGGAGATTCTGACACTACTGACCGGGAGTCCAGCTCTCTCCCTGCCATTGCCATGACAGCCGTCGCGGTGTCAGTCTTCCTGCTGACCACCACGGCCTGCATGCTGGTCAGACCACAGGTCCCAGCCTGCCATTGTGACAG CAGACGACTTTCAGACCAGCTGGGCTTGATGATTGATGGCCCCCCGGTCCGCCTGCCGTCCTATGAGGAGGCCGTGTACGGAAACCAGAGCAACCTAGCCCCACCCACACAGGGACTCACCCGGTTCCTGTTCGCCGAGAGACAACAGGATCCCGGCCATCATCCGCCGGGCAGCCAATTGGATAGCTTGTTGGGCAGCTTAGCCAATTGTGGCTCGGAAACCCTTCCCCCTCCTTACGAAGAGGTCCAATCGGACAGCGGCTCTGGCGGGGGCCAGAACGAGCAGAGGAGGGCGGAATCGTCGCTGACGTTCCAGGTCGAAAAGGATGTTTAG
- the LOC121303835 gene encoding serine/threonine-protein kinase PAK 4-like, translating into MFTKKKKHRIQISAPSNFEHRVHTDFDQHEQKFVGLPRQWQSLIEESAKRPKPLIDASCITAVEPRKAIVRGSKISVDGASLTWLLDEFETMSVTRSNSLRRDSPPSQPRRDSTPSGGLENGEAARSRHSGGGERQGQGGREDPDRRPSRMQQQPRGQEPSRNRDRPPPPPSRREPSQRQDRDGGNPQQSQPREDRVVRRDPGQERRPKSSYTGTSTSPQSPRDKRPLSGTDGVIKTGQPTGRPFNTYPRAETDAGRGAGTQPSSKPHEAPSHNGPSSHAKDHGGHSKPSTGSRGRAGSGGSVGGKMPQGQLRATPPDHHSSHPGLGPQPSTPTWGGRRRRSLGQRGLSAEGGGGGGSGGLHTRPPGQEPQRVSHEQFRAALQMVVDPGDPRTYLDHYIKIGEGSTGIVCIATVKTNGKLVAVKKMDLRKQQRRELLFNEVVIMRDYHHENVVEMYNSYLVEDELWVVMEFLEGGALTDIVTHTRMNEEQIATVCLSVLKGLSVLHTQGVIHRDIKSDSILLTHDGRVKLSDFGFCAQVSKEVQRRKSLVGTPYWMAPELISRLPYGPEVDIWSLGVMVIEMVDGEPPYFNEPPLKAMKMIRDNLPPKLKNLHKVSPLLKGFLDKLLVRDPTQRATANELLKHPFLSKAGPPSCIVPLMRQNRQ; encoded by the exons ATGTTCACGAAGAAGAAGAAGCATCGCATCCAGATCTCGGCGCCGTCCAACTTCGAGCACCGCGTGCACACGGACTTCGACCAGCACGAGCAGAAGTTCGTGGGGCTGCCGCGGCAATGGCAGAGCCTGATCGAGGAGTCGGCCAAGCGCCCCAAACCGCTCATCGACGCCTCCTGCATCACTGCTGTGGAGCCCCGCAAG gcGATCGTTCGCGGCAGTAAGATCTCAGTGGACGGCGCATCCCTCACATGGCTGCTGGACGAATTCGAGACCATGTCTGTGACTCGCTCCAACTCTCTCCGTCGGGACAGCCCCCCTTCCCAGCCCCGCCGGGACTCCACCCCCTCAGGGGGGCTCGAAAACGGGGAGGCAGCCAGATCTAGACACTCTGGAGGAGGGGAGAGGCAAGGACAGGGAGGCAGGGAAGATCCAGACAGGAGACCTTCCAGGATGCAGCAGCAGCCCAGAGGGCAGGAGCCCAGCCGAAACAGGGACAGACCACCACCCCCTCCTTCCAGAAGAGAACCGAGCCAGAGGCAGGACCGGGACGGGGGGAATCCCCAACAGAGCCAGCCACGGGAGGACAGGGTGGTGAGGAGGGACCCCGGCCAGGAGAGGAGGCCCAAGTCTAGCTACACTGGCACAAGCACCAGCCCTCAGTCCCCCCGGGACAAGCGCCCACTCTCTGGCACGGACGGGGTGATCAAGACAGGGCAGCCGACAGGGAGACCCTTCAATACATACCCCCGAGCAGAGACCGACGCAGGGAGGGGCGCGGGCACACAG CCCAGCAGCAAACCCCACGAAGCCCCTTCTCACAACGGGCCCTCCAGCCACGCCAAGGACCACGGGGGCCACAGCAAACCCAGCACAGGCAGCAGAGGAAGAGCAGGTAGCGGGGGAAGCGTCGGGGGCAAAATGCCCCAGGGGCAACTGCGGGCGACCCCACCCGACCACCATTCCTCCCACCCAGGCCTGGGTCCGCAGCCCTCCACTCCCACctggggggggaggaggagaaggagtcTGGGTCAGAGGGGTCTAAGCGcggagggggggggaggaggagggtcCGGGGGACTCCACACCCGCCCCCCCGGCCAGGAGCCCCAGCGCGTCTCTCATGAGCAGTTCAGGGCAGCCCTCCAGATGGTGGTGGATCCAGGGGACCCCCGAACGTACCTGGACCACTACATCAAGATCGGGGAGGGCTCCACGGGGATCGTGTGCATCGCCACGGTCAAGACCAACGGCAAGCTGGTGGCCGTCAAGAAGATGGACCTTCGCAAGCAGCAGAGGAGGGAGCTGCTTTTCAATGAG GTGGTTATAATGAGGGACTATCACCATGAGAATGTGGTTGAGATGTACAACAGCTACCTGGTTGAAGACGAGCTCTGGGTGGTCATGGAGTTTCTGGAGGGTGGGGCCTTGACGGACATCGTCACGCACACCAG GATGAACGAGGAGCAGATCGCcacggtctgtctgtctgtcctgaagGGCCTGTCTGTCCTTCACACGCAGGGCGTGATCCACAGAGACATCAAGAGTGACTCCATCCTCCTCACACACGACGGCAGG GTGAAGCTGTCTGATTTCGGTTTCTGCGCCCAGGTCTCTAAAGAGGTGCAGAGGAGGAAGTCTTTGGTCGGGACCCCGTACTGGATGGCTCCAGAACTCATCTCCAGGCTGCCGTATGGTCCCGAG gTGGATATCTGGTCCCTGGGGGTGATGGTAATCGAGATGGTGGACGGGGAGCCCCCCTATTTCAACGAGCCCCCCCTCAAGGCCATGAAGATGATCCGCGACAACCTGCCCCCCAAACTGAAAAACCTACACAAG GTCTCACCTTTGCTCAAAGGCTTCTTGGACAAATTGCTGGTTCGAGACCCCACCCAGAGAGCCACAGCCAATGAGCTGCTGAAGCACCCGTTCCTGTCCAAGGCGGGCCCGCCTTCCTGCATCGTCCCACTAATGAGGCAGAACCGCCAGTGA
- the nccrp1 gene encoding F-box only protein 50, producing MACSSGWKEKCELLWKLKQRGVPAPDSVNWKTVFEKKPIERNLIKTPAPAGLSHTSPPPIHELDGMMGSRPPQFEPEGDFTGWLTSREDLPLDDSGVPPGAMVCYRPYFSWFTLEQRINLKGEGLWEELLDVYQPDICIQDWYEDSKLHEEIYQLQVRLLAADEQTVLQEFKLNPKNNTAGDPNCWLEVSHVFRQYGPGVRHLHFLHRVKTMRMIDFRATRVTDSSVLVKLRD from the exons ATGGCTTGTTCCTCGGGCTGGAAGGAGAAATGCGAGCTGCTCTGGAAGCTGAAGCAACGCGGCGTCCCGGCGCCGGACTCCGTCAATTGGAAGACCGTTTTCGAAAAGAAACCGATTGAACGGAACCTGATTAAAACTCCGGCTCCCGCAG GTCTATCGCACACCAGCCCGCCCCCAATCCACGAGTTGGACGGGATGATGGGCTCCCGACCCCCCCAGTTTGAACCAGAAG GTGACTTCACAGGCTGGTTGACCAGTAGAGAGGACCTGCCCCTGGACGACAGTGGAGTGCCCCCTGGAGCGATGGTCTGCTACCGGCCCTATTTCAG CTGGTTCACTCTGGAGCAGAGAATCAACCTGAAGGGGGAGGGGCTGTGGGAGGAGCTACTGGATGTCTATCAGCCTGACATCTGTATCCAGGACTG GTACGAGGATAGCAAGCTGCATGAAGAGATCTACCAGCTGCAGGTGAGGCTGCTGGCAGCAGATGAGCAGACTGTCCTCCAAGAATTCAAGCTGAACCCCAAAAACAACACCGCTGGGGACCCCAACTGCTGGCTGGAG gtcTCCCACGTGTTTCGTCAGTATGGTCCAGGGGTGCGGCACCTTCACTTCCTGCACAGAGTGAAGACGATGAGGATGATCGATTTCAGAGCTACCCGCGTGACGGACAGCTCTGTGCTCGTCAAACTGCGAGACTGA
- the LOC121303759 gene encoding sushi domain-containing protein 6-like isoform X1: MSAHQMTLVTGCLGSLRCCGAIVLLLLCGYSMGTETNSTADQSCSHPLVPEHGGFRCAPSPCRSFTPKRVIQYFCEPGYTLHGAARMCCHHGNWRPAGPPYCTPDQGSNPGSGDSDTTDRESSSLPAIAMTAVAVSVFLLTTTACMLVRPQVPACHCDSSRRLSDQLGLMIDGPPVRLPSYEEAVYGNQSNLAPPTQGLTRFLFAERQQDPGHHPPGSQLDSLLGSLANCGSETLPPPYEEVQSDSGSGGGQNEQRRAESSLTFQVEKDV, translated from the exons ATGTCTGCCCATCAGATGACGTTGGTGACCGGCTGCCTCGGGTCCCTCCGGTGCTGTGGCGCGATTGTGCTGCTTCTCTTGTGTGGTTACTCAATGGGGACTGAAACCAACTCTACTGCAG ATCAGTCCTGCTCTCATCCACTGGTCCCAGAGCACGGAGGTTTCCGCTGCGCTCCGTCTCCCTGCCGCAGCTTCACCCCGAAACGGGTCATCCAGTATTTCTGCGAGCCGGGGTACACTCTGCACGGCGCCGCCAGGATGTGTTGCCACCATGGCAACTGGAGGCCCGCAGGTCCACCCTACTGCACTCCCGACCAGG GGTCTAACCCGGGATCAGGAGATTCTGACACTACTGACCGGGAGTCCAGCTCTCTCCCTGCCATTGCCATGACAGCCGTCGCGGTGTCAGTCTTCCTGCTGACCACCACGGCCTGCATGCTGGTCAGACCACAGGTCCCAGCCTGCCATTGTGACAG CAGCAGACGACTTTCAGACCAGCTGGGCTTGATGATTGATGGCCCCCCGGTCCGCCTGCCGTCCTATGAGGAGGCCGTGTACGGAAACCAGAGCAACCTAGCCCCACCCACACAGGGACTCACCCGGTTCCTGTTCGCCGAGAGACAACAGGATCCCGGCCATCATCCGCCGGGCAGCCAATTGGATAGCTTGTTGGGCAGCTTAGCCAATTGTGGCTCGGAAACCCTTCCCCCTCCTTACGAAGAGGTCCAATCGGACAGCGGCTCTGGCGGGGGCCAGAACGAGCAGAGGAGGGCGGAATCGTCGCTGACGTTCCAGGTCGAAAAGGATGTTTAG